The sequence below is a genomic window from Nostoc flagelliforme CCNUN1.
GGCCCAGTTGTTACACCTTTGTGCATAGGCACTTGGGCTTGGGGTGATAAACTATTTTGGAATTATGGCAGTGCCTACGGCCCAGAACAGTTGCAAGAAGCCTTTACCGCAGCTTTAGAAGCTGGTATTACCTTCTTTGATACTGCCGAAATCTACGGAATGGGAAAGAGCGAGAAATTTTTGGGGCAATTTCTACAACAGACACAACAACCTGTGCAAATAGCCACAAAATTTGGCCCTGTACCGTGGCGATTTACAGCCCAATCCGTCTCTGATGCTTTAACAGAGAGTCTCAAACGCCTACAACTTGATCGAATCGCCCTGTACCAAGTGCATTGGCCTTTTGCCTTCTTTTTAAGCCAAGAAACTTTGATGAATGCCCTAGCAGATGAAGTGAAGCGGGGCAGAATTGCTACAGTCGGTGTGAGCAATTACTCAGCAGAGCAAATGCGGGACGCGCATCAAATATTGGCGGCCCGGGGAGTGC
It includes:
- a CDS encoding aldo/keto reductase, with amino-acid sequence MENITLGQNGPVVTPLCIGTWAWGDKLFWNYGSAYGPEQLQEAFTAALEAGITFFDTAEIYGMGKSEKFLGQFLQQTQQPVQIATKFGPVPWRFTAQSVSDALTESLKRLQLDRIALYQVHWPFAFFLSQETLMNALADEVKRGRIATVGVSNYSAEQMRDAHQILAARGVPLAVNQVRYSLLTRQVESKGIIATARELGVTILAYSPLAQGLLTGKYSIDSTETPTGARKVDPRFNKEGLQKIAPVISLLRKFGEKYDRTPAQVALNWLIAQGNVIPIAGVKTAEQVRQNAGALGWKLSDDEIGELEQVSRPWL